One window of the Ananas comosus cultivar F153 linkage group 21, ASM154086v1, whole genome shotgun sequence genome contains the following:
- the LOC109726204 gene encoding probable xyloglucan endotransglucosylase/hydrolase — MASSTLAFLLLLCYLGLVFKITMGAAPRKPIDVPFQKNYVPTWAFDHIKYINGGNEVQLYLDKNTGTGFQSSGSYLFGHFSMQMKLVPGDSAGTVTAFYLSSQNSEHDEIDFEFLGNRTGQPYILQTNVFTGGKGDREQRIYLWFDPTKDYHSYSVLWNLYQIVFFVDEVPIRVFKNCKDVGVRFPFDQPMKIYSSLWNGDDWATRGGLEKTDWSKAPFIASYRSFHIDGCEASVEAKFCATQGMRWWDQKEFQDLDGAQYRSLSWVRDKYTIYNYCTDRSRYSSVPPECARDRDL; from the exons ATGGCTTCTTCAACTTTGGCTTTTCTTCTCTTGCTTTGTTATCTTGGTTTGGTGTTTAAGATCACCATGGGAGCAGCACCAAGAAAGCCCATAGATGTGCCATTCCAAAAGAACTATGTGCCCACATGGGCTTTTGATCACATCAAGTACATCAATGGTGGAAATGAGGTCCAGCTTTACTTGGACAAAAACACAG GAACTGGGTTTCAGTCCAGTGGCTCTTACTTGTTTGGCCACTTCAGCATGCAAATGAAGCTAGTCCCAGGGGATTCTGCTGGCACAGTAACTGCATTTTAT CTATCATCTCAGAACTCAGAGCATGATGAGATAGACTTTGAGTTCCTGGGCAACAGGACAGGCCAGCCTTACATACTGCAGACCAATGTGTTCACAGGGGGTAAAGGGGACAGAGAGCAGAGGATATACCTCTGGTTTGATCCCACCAAGGATTACCATTCCTACTCTGTTCTCTGGAACTTGTACCAGATTGT GTTCTTTGTGGATGAGGTCCCAATCCGGGTGTTCAAGAACTGCAAGGATGTCGGCGTCCGGTTCCCGTTCGACCAGCCGATGAAAATCTACTCCAGCCTGTGGAATGGCGACGACTGGGCCACCCGCGGGGGCCTGGAAAAGACCGACTGGTCGAAGGCCCCATTCATAGCCTCATACCGCAGCTTCCACATCGACGGCTGCGAGGCCTCCGTCGAGGCCAAGTTCTGCGCCACTCAGGGCATGCGGTGGTGGGACCAGAAAGAGTTTCAGGACCTCGACGGCGCGCAATACCGCAGCCTGAGCTGGGTACGCGACAAGTACACCATCTACAACTATTGCACCGACCGCTCCAGGTACTCGTCCGTGCCGCCCGAGTGCGCCAGGGACAGGGATCTCTGA